One stretch of Geminocystis sp. M7585_C2015_104 DNA includes these proteins:
- a CDS encoding trypsin-like peptidase domain-containing protein — translation MRIPKPLRQFVSHLLALVVGMGLALGGMTHLTAQALVDESSVAQRNIPLTEESFVTRAVERAGNAVVRIDTEKIITLRPALDPFLDDPFFRQFFGDRFRALIPRERIVQGLGSGFIIDKNGIILTNAHVVSGADRVTVTLKDGRKFQGTVLGKDDVTDLAVVKINPQGQKLPVAILGDSDKVKVGDWAIAVGNPVGLDNTVTLGIISTLNRPSSQVGILDKRIDFLQTDAAINPGNSGGPLLNAWGEVIGINTAIRADATGIGFAIPINKAKELTPILAAGKQVPHPYIGIQMVNLTPELARQNNQDPNASFYLPEIEGILVVNVLPDSPAQAGGMRRGDVIIRVDNQPIKDATQLQRLVEKSKINQTLRFTVIRNNQQLELNIKTAQLRS, via the coding sequence ATGAGGATTCCTAAACCGTTGCGTCAGTTTGTCTCCCATCTACTGGCTTTGGTGGTGGGAATGGGGTTGGCCCTTGGGGGAATGACACATTTAACTGCCCAGGCCCTGGTAGATGAAAGCAGTGTTGCTCAACGTAATATCCCCCTTACAGAAGAGAGTTTTGTCACTAGGGCAGTAGAAAGGGCAGGCAACGCCGTAGTGCGCATTGATACGGAAAAGATAATAACCCTCCGTCCTGCTTTAGATCCCTTCTTGGATGATCCCTTTTTCCGCCAATTCTTCGGGGATAGGTTTCGAGCCCTGATACCCAGAGAGAGAATAGTGCAAGGGTTGGGTTCGGGTTTTATAATTGACAAAAACGGTATTATTCTGACCAATGCCCATGTGGTGAGTGGGGCTGATAGAGTGACTGTAACACTCAAAGATGGTAGGAAGTTCCAGGGCACAGTCTTAGGAAAGGATGATGTAACAGATTTGGCGGTGGTAAAGATAAACCCCCAGGGGCAAAAATTACCTGTTGCCATCCTCGGAGATTCTGACAAAGTTAAAGTGGGGGATTGGGCTATTGCTGTCGGAAATCCTGTAGGATTGGATAATACAGTCACTTTGGGGATTATCAGTACCCTCAATCGCCCCTCCTCCCAGGTGGGGATTCTGGACAAGAGAATTGATTTTTTACAAACGGATGCCGCCATTAATCCTGGAAATTCAGGAGGGCCATTACTGAATGCCTGGGGAGAAGTAATCGGCATTAACACTGCCATTCGTGCCGATGCCACCGGTATTGGTTTTGCTATCCCCATCAACAAGGCTAAGGAGTTAACCCCTATTCTGGCGGCTGGTAAACAGGTACCACACCCCTACATCGGCATTCAAATGGTGAATCTTACACCAGAATTGGCTCGTCAAAATAACCAAGATCCAAACGCCAGCTTTTATCTGCCGGAAATAGAAGGGATTTTGGTAGTTAATGTACTGCCCGACTCCCCCGCTCAAGCCGGTGGTATGCGTCGTGGGGATGTGATCATTAGGGTGGATAATCAGCCTATCAAGGATGCTACCCAGTTGCAAAGATTGGTGGAAAAAAGCAAAATCA
- the apcB gene encoding allophycocyanin subunit beta: protein MLVDAVTSLIKNYDVTGRYLDRDALDTLKEYFKSGTARVKVAAMINGNSADIVKSASRRLFEEIPELIRAGGNAYTTRRYSACLRDMDYYLRYATYALVAGNNSVLDERVLQGLKETYNSLGVPIGPTVRGIQIMKEIVKEMAAQEGIEDTSFIDSPFDHLTRELSDVSV from the coding sequence ATGTTAGTGGATGCTGTCACCAGTCTTATTAAGAATTACGACGTGACAGGGCGTTATTTAGATCGTGATGCCCTGGATACTCTAAAAGAATACTTCAAATCTGGCACCGCTAGGGTGAAAGTGGCCGCCATGATTAACGGTAACTCTGCCGATATTGTAAAGTCCGCCTCTCGTCGGCTATTTGAGGAAATCCCCGAGTTAATCCGTGCTGGCGGCAATGCTTATACCACTCGTCGCTATTCCGCCTGTCTCAGGGACATGGATTATTATCTTCGTTATGCCACCTATGCCCTAGTGGCCGGTAATAATAGTGTTTTGGACGAAAGGGTTTTACAGGGATTAAAAGAAACTTATAACTCCCTAGGTGTACCCATTGGCCCCACTGTCCGTGGTATTCAGATAATGAAGGAGATTGTAAAGGAAATGGCAGCCCAAGAGGGAATCGAAGATACCAGTTTTATCGATTCCCCCTTTGATCACCTCACCCGGGAATTGAGTGATGTTTCCGTTTAG